In Alosa alosa isolate M-15738 ecotype Scorff River chromosome 19, AALO_Geno_1.1, whole genome shotgun sequence, a genomic segment contains:
- the LOC125284152 gene encoding adenosine receptor A3 codes for MASSAVAYAALMIGSSACSVCGNSMLLLVSLLNKNLRTDTWPLTCSFCLCDLALGLSIMPLSAHTSILRPTEGYPSEGTLCQASAFIFVLLQLASVHSLTWVTVDKFTEICFALSYARVFTARRAWAVLVAVWSYCLLIGALPLVGFGNYGYSAGRYVCAPSFRSSCMGFNVLFVGLGIIAPILAMCCLYGYIVYVAKKQARRGTFVCNEQHCFYVPANNYLRSSVVMIAPVVCLLVCWMPYIVICFYESLTGRESPEPVSAVATWLMLFTSALNPWINSMTQTRYRAALWLSLTKLRQTFQQRRKTSLSQVMTTQPASARESCSSAPPPPPSGQPRAPTGPSQHPTGHEHQHKPST; via the exons ATGGCGTCCAGTGCGGTGGCGTACGCTGCGCTCATGATCGGCTCCAGCGCCTGCTCGGTGTGCGGCAATTCCATGCTTCTCCTGGTGTCGCTCCTCAACAAGAACCTGCGCACGGACACCTGGCCGCTCACCTGCAGCTTCTGCCTGTGCGACCTGGCCCTGGGCCTGTCCATCATGCCATTGAGCGCCCACACCAGCATACTGCGGCCCACCGAGGGCTACCCTAGTGAGGGCACGCTCTGCCAGGCCTCTGCCTTCATATTTGTCCTGCTCCAGCTGGCCTCTGTCCACTCACTCACCTGGGTCACCGTGGACAAGTTCACCGAGATCTGCTTCGCGCTGAGCTACGCCCGCGTCTTCACCGCGCGCCGTGCCTGGGCCGTGCTCGTTGCCGTCTGGAGCTACTGCCTGCTCATCGGCGCGCTGCCGCTGGTGGGCTTCGGCAACTACGGCTACAGCGCCGGACGCTACGTGTGCGCGCCCAGCTTCCGCAGCTCGTGCATGGGCTTCAACGTGCTCTTCGTCGGCCTGGGCATCATCGCGCCCATCCTGGCCATGTGCTGCCTGTACGGCTACATCGTCTACGTGGCCAAGAAGCAGGCCCGCCGCGGCACCTTCGTCTGCAACGAGCAGCACTGCTTCTACGTGCCCGCCAACAACTACCTCCGCAGCTCCGTCGTCATGATCGCCCCCGTAG tgtgtctGTTGGTGTGCTGGATGCCCTACATCGTGATCTGTTTCTACGAATCACTAACGGGGAGGGAGAGCCCTGAGCCTGTCTCTGCTGTGGCCACATGGCTGATGCTCTTCACCTCCGCACTGAACCCCTGGATCAACTCAATGACTCAAAC acgcTACCGGGCGGCCCTGTGGCTTAGTCTGACCAAGCTGCGCCAGACGTTCCAGCAGCGTCGCAAGACCTCCCTGTCTCAGGTAATGACCACCCAGCCGGCCAGCGCTAGAGAGAGCTGCTCGTCCGCACCACCACCGCCCCCCTCCGGCCAACCACGAGCACCCACAGGCCCTTCCCAGCATCCCACGGGGCATGAGCATCAGCACAAACCCAGCACATGA